The genomic interval CGAAAACTTGCTGGGCTCCATCACATTGCCGGCCATGTCCATGGCACCTGTTACCTGAATTTCAATTGTCTTGTTGTATGGGAATTGTCCAAACCCGTCCGCCGTCACGATGTTTCCGTTGATCGTTACATGCCCCACCAAGGGTTCAGCACTCTTATTCCCAATCTTCATCGCGAAGAACAGACCGGAACACGGCGCAATCTCTTCGTCGAACGTCAGGGAAATAGCCGTATCGATGGCCACATTTGTGGCTCTGTTGGCTGGAGAGGTCGCTTCGAGTATTGGGGCGCTGGAATCCCGCGCTCCAGTCCCCAACAAGGAGACCAAGCCGTAATTGTAATTGGCAATTGAAATATCGTTCTTGCCGTCAGAGTTGATATCCGAAACCGCCAACCCCTGTGGATTAAAGTGGCTTTGATACGGTACAGCGTATGTCTCAAAGGGATTCAAGTTCCCACAAGAATCTTGTGTATAGATCGACACGGTATTCCAACCGCCGTTGCCGAGGACGACATCGGAACGACCGTCTCCATTCACATCGGCTACTTCGATGGCTTCAGGAATATGATAGGCGGAAAGCATTTGGACCGGCCCAAAGCTTCCTTCTTGATTTTGGATAAACAACCCGAGCCAGGAATTTGGAACGTTTCCTCCGATGCTCACGGCAATATCGTTTCGGCCGTCACCCGTGAGGTCGCCGATGGCTACGCCATGGGTCATGCTGGCCCATGAAGTTCCAGTTACATACTGGACGGGCGCGCCGAAGGACCCATCCGCCAATTGATGAATCACGACCAGATCCGCGAGTAAGCCCTGCCCGCGCATGAAGAGTATGTCGTCTAAACCGTCATGGTTAAGGTCGCCACAGTCAATCTCGTCGTATCCCGCATGTGCGATTGAAATCATCGTTTGCGGGCTCAGGGATTGTCTTGCCGGGTCCTGAAAGAAGATCGAAAGAAAATCAGAATTCCAATTCGATGCCACCGCGTCGAACAATAGATCCTCGTTGAGTCGACAGATTCTTACACTGTCGGGCCCCGCGCCCGCCGAGTGATCGATGCCGCTGTCCAGCGAATGCGCAACGTTTTGATGAAACACGCGCACGCTGTTCGTAGTAGAAGCGGCGACGATAACGTCGGTCAGTCCGTCTCCATTCAGATCGCCTGTGTCGATGCCACGGACCGTGGCGCTGGCGGTGTCGTATTTCGCCGATTTGACCAAATGACCCACGTCGTCTTGGAGAAAAAGATGTATTTTCTTGTCGTTGTCCGGATCAAAGTATGAAGAGGTTCCGACTACGACATCATTCTTTCCATCCGAATTAACATCGCCCGTAGCCACAACTTCGGCCCACGATCCGGTGGATTGGTAGGAAAAGGATTCAAACAACGGCCCGGCGCTCAGCTCCGCTTGCCGGGTCGAACGATCGTTGGATCCGCGAAACCCTTCATCGGAATAACGAGTCGGGTTTCCGTTCGAATCGAATAGAGGATGACCAAAGAGATCCAAGCTCTCTTCCGGGACCGGATTCAATGAGTCCACACTTTTTGAGTCGGTAGAGCCTGAAGAAGAATCGGTCCTGTGCTCTCCGCAAGCCGCCAAAGTACATACCGATAGTCCAACGACAAGATACATTCTTAGTGTTTGCATGAACATCCTCCAAACCCCTAACGTGAACAATACTGCTACGCCCTACTGCAACGCACGCGCCAGATTCTCAGTCTCTAAAGAATTGAAGAATCCTGAGGAGTTTCAGCAAGATTCAAGCCGCTGAAAACCTGCTCGCCGCTACTGAAGTTACCGGTGAGTCGTTACTTAATTTCAATT from Bdellovibrionota bacterium carries:
- a CDS encoding FG-GAP-like repeat-containing protein produces the protein MDSLNPVPEESLDLFGHPLFDSNGNPTRYSDEGFRGSNDRSTRQAELSAGPLFESFSYQSTGSWAEVVATGDVNSDGKNDVVVGTSSYFDPDNDKKIHLFLQDDVGHLVKSAKYDTASATVRGIDTGDLNGDGLTDVIVAASTTNSVRVFHQNVAHSLDSGIDHSAGAGPDSVRICRLNEDLLFDAVASNWNSDFLSIFFQDPARQSLSPQTMISIAHAGYDEIDCGDLNHDGLDDILFMRGQGLLADLVVIHQLADGSFGAPVQYVTGTSWASMTHGVAIGDLTGDGRNDIAVSIGGNVPNSWLGLFIQNQEGSFGPVQMLSAYHIPEAIEVADVNGDGRSDVVLGNGGWNTVSIYTQDSCGNLNPFETYAVPYQSHFNPQGLAVSDINSDGKNDISIANYNYGLVSLLGTGARDSSAPILEATSPANRATNVAIDTAISLTFDEEIAPCSGLFFAMKIGNKSAEPLVGHVTINGNIVTADGFGQFPYNKTIEIQVTGAMDMAGNVMEPSKFSFQTVRRK